In Phocoena sinus isolate mPhoSin1 chromosome X, mPhoSin1.pri, whole genome shotgun sequence, a genomic segment contains:
- the TAF9B gene encoding transcription initiation factor TFIID subunit 9B isoform X2, which translates to MESGKMAPPKNAPRDALVMAQILKDMGITEYEPRVINQMLEFAFRYVTSILDDAKIYSSHAKKPNVDADDVRLAIQCRADQSFTSPPPRDFLLDIARQKNQTPLPLIKPYAGPRLPPDRYCLTAPNYRLKSLIKKGPNQGRLVPRLSVGAVSSRPTTPTIATPQTVSVPNKVAPPVSVTSQRFTVQIPPSQSTPVKPVPATTAVQNVLLNPSMIGPKNILITTNMVSSQNTANESNPLKRKHEDDDNDTM; encoded by the exons ATGGAGTCGGGCAAGATGGCGCCTCCCAAGAACGCTCCGAGAGATGCCTTG GTGATGGCACAGATCCTGAAGGATATGGGAATTACGGAGTACGAACCAAGGGTTATAAATCAAATGTTGGAATTTGCTTTCC GATATGTGACTTCAATTCTGGATGATGCAAAAATTTATTCAAGCCATGCTAAGAAACCTAATGTTGATGCAGATGATGTGAGACTGGCAATCCAGTGTCGGGCTGACCAGTCTTTTACCTCTCCTCCCCCGAGAGAT tttttactggATATTGCAAGGCAGAAAAATCAAACCCCTTTACCACTGATTAAGCCATATGCAGGACCCAGACTGCCACCTGACAGATACTGCTTAACAGCTCCAAACTATAGGCTAAAGTCCTTAATTAAAAAG GGACCTAACCAAGGAAGACTAGTTCCACGGTTAAGTGTTGGTGCTGTTAGTAGCAGACCTACCACTCCTACTATAG CAACCCCACAAACAGTGTCTGTCCCAAATAAAGTTGCACCTCCAGTGTCAGTGACAAGCCAAAGATTTACGGTGCAGATTCCACCTTCTCAGTCCACACCTGTCAAACCAG TTCCCGCAACAACTGCAGTTCAAAATGTTCTGCTTAATCCTTCAATGATTGGGCccaaaaatattcttattaccaCCAACATGGTTTCATCACAGAACACGGCCAATGAATCAAACCCATTGAAGAGAAAACATGAAGATGATGACAATGATACTATGTAA
- the TAF9B gene encoding transcription initiation factor TFIID subunit 9B isoform X1 codes for MESGKMAPPKNAPRDALVMAQILKDMGITEYEPRVINQMLEFAFRYVTSILDDAKIYSSHAKKPNVDADDVRLAIQCRADQSFTSPPPRDFLLDIARQKNQTPLPLIKPYAGPRLPPDRYCLTAPNYRLKSLIKKGPNQGRLVPRLSVGAVSSRPTTPTIATPQTVSVPNKVAPPVSVTSQRFTVQIPPSQSTPVKPVPATTAVQNVLLNPSMIGPKNILITTNMVSSQNTANESNPLKRKHEDDDNDTMDAKRMNKAQ; via the exons ATGGAGTCGGGCAAGATGGCGCCTCCCAAGAACGCTCCGAGAGATGCCTTG GTGATGGCACAGATCCTGAAGGATATGGGAATTACGGAGTACGAACCAAGGGTTATAAATCAAATGTTGGAATTTGCTTTCC GATATGTGACTTCAATTCTGGATGATGCAAAAATTTATTCAAGCCATGCTAAGAAACCTAATGTTGATGCAGATGATGTGAGACTGGCAATCCAGTGTCGGGCTGACCAGTCTTTTACCTCTCCTCCCCCGAGAGAT tttttactggATATTGCAAGGCAGAAAAATCAAACCCCTTTACCACTGATTAAGCCATATGCAGGACCCAGACTGCCACCTGACAGATACTGCTTAACAGCTCCAAACTATAGGCTAAAGTCCTTAATTAAAAAG GGACCTAACCAAGGAAGACTAGTTCCACGGTTAAGTGTTGGTGCTGTTAGTAGCAGACCTACCACTCCTACTATAG CAACCCCACAAACAGTGTCTGTCCCAAATAAAGTTGCACCTCCAGTGTCAGTGACAAGCCAAAGATTTACGGTGCAGATTCCACCTTCTCAGTCCACACCTGTCAAACCAG TTCCCGCAACAACTGCAGTTCAAAATGTTCTGCTTAATCCTTCAATGATTGGGCccaaaaatattcttattaccaCCAACATGGTTTCATCACAGAACACGGCCAATGAATCAAACCCATTGAAGAGAAAACATGAAGATGATGACAATGATACTAT GGATGCAAAGAGGATGAACAAGGCCCAGTAA